In the genome of Photobacterium sp. TLY01, one region contains:
- the rsxB gene encoding electron transport complex subunit RsxB, whose amino-acid sequence MSGILIAIIAIAVLAAIFGLILGFAAVRFKVESDPVVEQIDAILPQTQCGQCGYPGCRPYAEAIANGDDINKCPPGGQATIEKLADLMGVEVKDSAHDAEKSIKKVAFIHEDMCIGCTKCIQACPVDAIAGATKALHTVIKDECTGCDLCVAPCPTDCIEMIPVESTPESWRWNLDQIPVVNLPATEHHGHKVE is encoded by the coding sequence ATGAGCGGAATCTTAATTGCCATTATCGCAATCGCTGTCCTTGCTGCGATTTTTGGTCTGATCCTGGGCTTTGCTGCTGTGCGCTTCAAAGTGGAATCTGACCCTGTTGTTGAACAAATCGATGCGATCCTGCCGCAGACCCAGTGTGGTCAGTGCGGCTATCCTGGCTGCCGTCCTTATGCTGAGGCCATTGCCAATGGCGATGACATCAACAAATGCCCGCCGGGCGGACAGGCGACCATAGAAAAGCTGGCCGATTTAATGGGGGTCGAAGTCAAAGACTCAGCCCATGATGCTGAAAAAAGCATTAAAAAAGTGGCCTTTATTCATGAAGATATGTGTATCGGCTGTACCAAGTGCATTCAGGCCTGTCCGGTTGATGCCATCGCGGGTGCCACCAAAGCCCTGCATACGGTGATCAAAGATGAGTGTACCGGCTGTGATCTCTGCGTTGCCCCCTGCCCGACGGATTGCATTGAGATGATCCCTGTTGAATCGACGCCTGAAAGCTGGCGCTGGAACCTGGATCAAATACCCGTGGTCAATCTTCCTGCCACTGAGCACCACGGTCATAAGGTAGAATAA
- the rsxC gene encoding electron transport complex subunit RsxC translates to MLSIIEQLKLGKLWDFPGGIHPPEQKTQSNQNPVSQAFLPDELIIPLKQHLGAVGSLSVAVGDQVLKGQALTHTDVALSVPVHAPTSGVIAAIEARTIAHPSGLSDRCIILKPDGKDRWGTKHSIASYLDTEPADLIEHIRSCGISGMGGAGFPTARKLQSASGKTDLLIINAAECEPYITADDRLMQDYADEIVEGIRIISHILKPKMTVIGIEDNKPEAIAALTQTVKEADNILIRVIPTKYPSGGEKQLIKILTGREVPTQGIPADIGIMMQNIGTAHAIKKAVIDGEPLIQRVVTITGQSVSTPCNTWALLGTPVQALLNRYGYTIDKKAPRVIMGGPMMGFTLPHTQVPITKTANCILAPSRKELSAPGDEMSCIRCTACAEACPVSLLPQQLQWYAKDGDYDKCEEYNLFDCIECGACAYVCPSEIPLVHYYRQAKAEIRHRKQDALSAERAKQRFEAKNARMEREKEEREQRFQKAAEQRRKDMAAKGGDDAVAAAIARVKAKKEADAGAEVKPAVAAAIAKAKAKQAEAQAKAQSTGGTTLPDNSDMAKLREARKRQAREQKAAKAAAEAKAPVTEPETAKPSEADAKKAAVAAAIARAKARKTAQAAEPQADEPANTAADDQATTDAPTDPKKAAVAAAIARAKARKAAQAAELPAEPQADEPANAAADDRATADAPADPKKAAVAAAIARAKARKALQAAELPAEPQADEPADIVADQATADTQADAKKAAVAAAIARAKARKAAQATAAESQVMPQAEKPAEAAPDTQATTDTPADAKKAAVAAAIARAKARKAAQATAAESQPEPQAEKPAEAAPDAQATTDAPADAKKAAVAAAIARAKARKAAQAAEKEAAEKHAENTNKPNEENK, encoded by the coding sequence ATGCTGTCTATTATTGAACAACTCAAATTAGGAAAACTTTGGGATTTTCCGGGTGGTATTCATCCGCCAGAACAAAAGACACAGTCAAACCAAAACCCGGTTTCGCAAGCCTTCTTACCGGATGAGCTAATCATCCCACTCAAACAGCATCTGGGCGCAGTCGGCAGTCTGTCTGTCGCTGTAGGTGATCAGGTGCTGAAAGGCCAGGCGCTGACGCATACTGATGTCGCTCTGAGCGTCCCGGTCCATGCACCAACATCCGGTGTTATTGCAGCGATTGAAGCAAGAACCATTGCTCACCCTTCCGGTCTGTCCGATCGCTGTATCATCCTCAAACCCGATGGTAAAGACCGCTGGGGCACGAAACACAGCATTGCCAGCTACCTGGACACCGAACCAGCCGATCTGATTGAGCATATCCGCAGCTGCGGTATTTCCGGCATGGGCGGCGCAGGCTTTCCCACTGCGCGTAAGCTGCAAAGCGCGTCAGGCAAAACTGACCTGCTGATCATTAACGCCGCTGAATGCGAGCCTTACATCACGGCCGATGATCGCCTGATGCAAGACTATGCCGACGAAATCGTGGAAGGTATCCGCATCATCAGCCATATCCTCAAACCTAAAATGACCGTCATCGGGATTGAAGACAATAAGCCGGAAGCTATTGCAGCACTGACCCAGACGGTGAAAGAAGCAGACAACATCCTGATCCGGGTGATCCCGACCAAATACCCGTCGGGTGGTGAAAAACAGCTGATCAAAATTCTGACCGGCAGAGAAGTCCCGACTCAGGGGATCCCGGCAGATATTGGCATCATGATGCAAAATATCGGCACAGCACACGCCATTAAAAAAGCCGTCATTGATGGTGAGCCGCTGATTCAGCGTGTGGTGACCATCACGGGCCAGAGCGTCAGTACCCCCTGTAATACCTGGGCCTTACTGGGCACACCTGTGCAGGCATTGCTCAATCGCTATGGCTATACAATCGACAAAAAAGCGCCTCGCGTCATTATGGGCGGCCCGATGATGGGCTTTACCCTGCCGCACACTCAGGTACCCATCACCAAAACGGCTAACTGCATACTTGCGCCAAGTCGCAAAGAGCTCAGTGCGCCGGGCGATGAAATGTCCTGTATCCGTTGTACTGCCTGTGCAGAAGCGTGTCCGGTTTCCCTGTTACCCCAGCAGTTACAGTGGTATGCCAAAGACGGCGATTATGACAAGTGTGAAGAATACAATCTGTTCGACTGCATCGAATGCGGGGCTTGTGCCTATGTTTGCCCAAGCGAAATTCCTCTTGTTCATTATTACCGTCAGGCCAAAGCGGAAATCCGCCACAGAAAACAGGATGCGCTCAGTGCCGAGCGTGCCAAGCAGCGCTTCGAGGCCAAGAACGCCCGGATGGAACGGGAAAAAGAAGAACGTGAGCAACGCTTCCAGAAAGCGGCTGAACAACGCCGTAAAGACATGGCCGCCAAAGGTGGCGATGATGCCGTGGCCGCTGCGATTGCCCGGGTAAAAGCGAAAAAAGAAGCCGATGCCGGTGCTGAGGTGAAACCTGCCGTGGCCGCCGCGATTGCCAAAGCCAAAGCCAAACAAGCGGAGGCACAGGCAAAAGCGCAATCGACAGGTGGCACGACGCTGCCAGACAACAGCGACATGGCAAAACTGCGTGAAGCGCGGAAACGCCAGGCCCGTGAACAGAAAGCCGCCAAAGCAGCGGCGGAAGCCAAAGCGCCGGTCACCGAGCCAGAAACAGCCAAGCCGTCGGAAGCCGATGCGAAAAAGGCCGCCGTGGCGGCTGCCATTGCCCGTGCCAAAGCCCGTAAAACGGCCCAGGCAGCTGAACCACAAGCTGACGAACCGGCGAACACAGCTGCAGACGATCAAGCCACAACTGACGCGCCGACCGATCCGAAGAAAGCCGCTGTCGCGGCTGCCATTGCCCGCGCCAAAGCCCGTAAAGCTGCGCAAGCGGCTGAATTGCCGGCAGAGCCACAAGCTGACGAACCGGCTAACGCAGCTGCAGACGATCGAGCCACAGCTGACGCGCCGGCCGATCCGAAAAAAGCCGCAGTAGCAGCTGCCATCGCCCGTGCCAAAGCCCGTAAAGCGCTCCAAGCGGCTGAATTGCCGGCAGAGCCACAAGCAGATGAACCGGCTGATATAGTCGCCGATCAGGCGACAGCTGACACCCAGGCCGATGCGAAAAAAGCCGCGGTAGCAGCCGCCATTGCCCGTGCTAAAGCCCGTAAAGCAGCCCAGGCCACTGCGGCTGAATCTCAGGTTATGCCGCAAGCCGAAAAACCAGCTGAAGCGGCACCTGATACGCAGGCAACAACCGACACGCCGGCCGATGCAAAAAAAGCCGCCGTCGCAGCCGCCATTGCCCGTGCCAAAGCCCGTAAAGCAGCCCAGGCGACTGCGGCTGAATCACAGCCAGAGCCGCAAGCCGAAAAACCAGCTGAAGCGGCACCTGATGCGCAGGCAACAACCGACGCGCCGGCCGATGCGAAAAAAGCCGCCGTCGCAGCAGCCATTGCCCGAGCCAAAGCCCGTAAAGCAGCCCAGGCGGCAGAAAAAGAGGCCGCTGAGAAGCACGCGGAAAACACCAACAAACCCAACGAGGAAAACAAGTAG
- the rsxD gene encoding electron transport complex subunit RsxD: MAFNIASSPHAHSRRSTNDIMRNVMLCCGLGFAAQWYFFGWGVVFQVVFAGSLAVLAECLILTLRKRPLRQIRDNSALLTGILLGLSIPPLAPWWIAVIGIIFAIIIAKHLYGGLGQNLFNPAMVAYVVLLISFPVPMTSWLPPASISDHPVTLMESLHVIFTGFTADGFSVHQLRNGIDGVTMATPLDTLKTAMKAGYTASEAMESPVFGTLAGIGWTWVNLGFLLGGMVLLKLRIIQWQIPVAMLSSLFVISFLGYIISPDGAASPFIHLFSGATMLGAFFIATDPVSASTTLRGRLIFGAMIGILTYLIRTFGGFPDGVAFSVLLANMCVPLIDYYTRPRTYGHS; this comes from the coding sequence GTGGCTTTTAATATTGCCAGTTCTCCCCATGCACACAGCCGTCGCAGCACCAATGACATCATGCGAAATGTCATGCTCTGCTGCGGCCTGGGATTTGCCGCACAATGGTATTTTTTTGGATGGGGGGTTGTCTTTCAGGTTGTTTTCGCAGGTTCGCTGGCAGTACTGGCTGAATGCCTGATACTGACGTTACGAAAACGCCCGCTTCGTCAGATCCGTGACAACAGTGCCCTACTGACCGGTATTTTGCTGGGTCTGTCCATCCCGCCTCTGGCACCCTGGTGGATAGCCGTCATCGGTATTATCTTTGCCATCATCATTGCCAAACACCTGTACGGCGGACTGGGGCAGAACCTGTTTAATCCGGCCATGGTCGCTTATGTGGTGCTGTTGATCTCCTTCCCGGTGCCGATGACATCCTGGCTGCCGCCAGCTTCCATCAGTGACCACCCGGTAACGCTGATGGAAAGCCTGCATGTGATTTTCACTGGCTTTACGGCTGATGGCTTCAGTGTCCACCAGCTGCGTAACGGCATTGACGGCGTCACCATGGCCACGCCGCTGGATACCCTGAAAACCGCGATGAAAGCCGGTTATACGGCATCAGAAGCGATGGAAAGCCCGGTGTTTGGTACACTGGCGGGTATCGGCTGGACCTGGGTCAATCTGGGTTTCTTGCTGGGCGGTATGGTGCTGCTGAAACTACGGATTATTCAGTGGCAAATTCCGGTTGCCATGTTGTCATCCCTGTTCGTGATCAGCTTTCTTGGCTACATCATCAGTCCGGATGGTGCTGCATCTCCCTTCATTCACCTGTTTTCAGGGGCGACCATGCTAGGGGCCTTTTTCATTGCCACGGATCCCGTATCCGCATCCACCACCCTGCGCGGACGCCTGATTTTCGGCGCTATGATAGGCATTCTGACCTATCTGATCCGTACTTTTGGTGGTTTCCCAGATGGGGTGGCCTTTAGTGTGCTGCTGGCCAACATGTGTGTTCCGCTGATCGATTACTACACCCGTCCGCGGACTTACGGTCATTCATAG
- the rsxG gene encoding electron transport complex subunit RsxG encodes MLKNMQKNGGILAVSAFLATALVALTHQVTASRIQEQEQKQLLQVLNQVIPKENHDNELYKSCTLISNQAYLGTSEPMPAYLATKDGQPNGVAIEAIAPDGYSGAIKVIVGLDMTGTVTGVRVLAHQETPGLGDKIDTRITDWIYSFTGRKLNGEKDPAWAVRKDGGDFDQFTGATITPRAVVNAVKRVSLYFNQQQDTLFTQPANCEGA; translated from the coding sequence ATACTGAAAAACATGCAAAAAAATGGTGGCATCCTGGCTGTGTCTGCTTTTCTGGCAACCGCCCTGGTCGCCCTGACGCATCAGGTGACCGCTTCGCGGATTCAGGAGCAGGAACAAAAACAACTGCTGCAAGTGCTCAATCAGGTCATTCCGAAAGAAAACCATGACAACGAACTCTACAAGAGTTGCACCTTAATCAGCAATCAGGCATATCTTGGTACCAGCGAGCCGATGCCGGCCTATCTGGCGACCAAAGACGGCCAGCCGAATGGCGTTGCCATTGAAGCCATCGCGCCGGATGGTTATAGCGGTGCCATTAAAGTGATTGTCGGGCTGGATATGACAGGCACAGTCACTGGAGTACGCGTACTGGCGCATCAGGAAACACCGGGACTGGGCGATAAAATTGACACCCGGATCACGGACTGGATTTACAGCTTTACCGGACGCAAACTGAACGGTGAGAAAGATCCGGCATGGGCTGTCCGTAAAGACGGTGGTGACTTCGATCAGTTTACCGGTGCCACAATTACGCCACGCGCCGTTGTCAATGCCGTCAAACGCGTGTCGCTGTATTTTAACCAGCAGCAGGATACGCTTTTTACGCAACCGGCTAACTGCGAAGGAGCCTGA
- a CDS encoding electron transport complex subunit E, whose protein sequence is MSSTPNKELMANGMWHNNPAIVQLLGLCPLLAVSATVTNALGLGIATTLVLVGSNLIVSLIREWVPNEVRIPIFVMIIAALVTCVQLLMNAYTYGLFLSLGIFIPLIVTNCIIIGRAESFASKNAPMPAVIDGLWMGLGMTSVLVVLGAGREILGNGTLFDGADRLLGDWASVLRIEVFSTENNFLLAMLPPGAFIGVGFLIALKNIIDKKQAEKTQTAEKKPEIERVRITSAN, encoded by the coding sequence ATGAGTTCAACGCCAAATAAAGAACTGATGGCAAACGGGATGTGGCACAATAACCCGGCTATCGTGCAATTACTGGGACTATGCCCGCTGCTGGCCGTGTCTGCCACGGTTACCAACGCCCTGGGGCTGGGTATTGCCACCACCCTGGTATTAGTCGGTTCTAACCTGATTGTGTCTCTCATTCGCGAATGGGTGCCGAACGAAGTCCGTATTCCAATCTTTGTGATGATCATTGCGGCGCTGGTTACCTGTGTCCAGCTGCTGATGAACGCTTACACATACGGCCTGTTTTTGTCTCTGGGGATCTTTATTCCCCTGATCGTGACCAACTGCATCATCATTGGTCGCGCCGAATCCTTTGCCTCAAAAAATGCCCCGATGCCGGCCGTCATTGACGGGCTCTGGATGGGGCTGGGCATGACATCTGTTCTGGTGGTGCTCGGCGCAGGACGCGAGATTCTGGGCAACGGCACCTTGTTTGACGGGGCCGACCGGCTGCTGGGTGACTGGGCCTCTGTGCTGCGAATCGAAGTTTTCAGCACAGAGAACAATTTCCTGCTGGCGATGTTGCCACCAGGGGCCTTTATTGGTGTCGGCTTCCTGATCGCCCTCAAGAACATCATTGACAAAAAACAGGCTGAGAAAACACAGACTGCAGAGAAAAAACCCGAGATCGAGCGAGTTCGGATTACCTCTGCCAACTGA